The nucleotide sequence GCCATTTTGGGCACTTGGATTGGTGTCTTTGCGTTTTCTCCCCATTGGGCAGCTCTGTTCTTCGGCATTGGTGCCGGGGCCATTCTTCAGGTCATGCTGGAAGTAGGGGCTTATCTGGGGCGATCGGCTCGAAAATCCAACAATGCTTGGCTGTCGGGGGCGAGCTTGGCAGGCTTTACGATGGGGTTAGCGGTCATGTACGGCACGGCCTTATTAGTCAGCGTTTGATGGCGAACTCGTGCGAGAGCAGATTATCACAATGATTTGATACGCTCTCTTTCGGATCTCAACCTTAAACCAAATTCACGTTAAATAGAGGCCCAAGGTCAGCATTTTTTTGTGTTGATTGTGAGTCCTTAAACAGTGTTGGCTCCGGTGTATCGATCGGAGTAGTGTCCCACCAGCATGGTGGGAGTATGGTTGTTTCTCGCCAATCTTGAGGGCAAGTGCCTGTAGGAGCTAACACTGCAATGGGGACGATCGTTTCTTGGGGAGTAATTCCGCCGTGATAACCATTTTTCTTTTCGCGGCAGTAGCGGAGTTTTTCTGTCCAGGGCACGATTACCGAAGTGGTATCTGAGGCGATGACACGCTCTCCCGCGAGCTGAAGCTCTTGGTCGCTAGGGTTACCGTTATCGATACGCCAGCGTTCACCGCCCTTAGCTGATTGGTACTGGGCTCCATTGTCCAACACATGGCCGTGATCGCTGGTTAAGATGACCAGTCGCTTAGCATTCTGGGCTGCCTGCAAAAGGGGTTGCAGTACTTTGATACGAGCAAACGTCCAGGCAGTATCGACCTGATCGCCTTTGCTCAGCAGGTCATCGACGGCGTTGATGACCACGCCTACAATCTGATGCTTATCGGACTCCACTGCGCTATGTAGCTCCTCAGAGAGGATAGGATTGTCGCTTGCCCGGAGAGCAGCTTTATGAAACAGGAGTGGGGGGGCACTGCGTTTGCAATGTTTAAGCAAGGTGGCATGTTTGGTGAAGCCTTGTTTTTCCTGGTTGGCTTGCCCTTGTTGTAGTTGACCGCAAAAAAGACTGGTGCGGGATACAGCTGTTACAGAGGGGATGGTGGCTAACCCTGCTTGTATGGGGGTGTCTTGAGCTTCAGGGTGAATCAGGTTCCAGTTCCGTTGGGTGAGGTCAGACAATAACTCATAACCAACGGCGAGACTCATACCGTCAATCACAATGAATAGGACGGGATTTGTCTCAGCTAAGGGAGCGACAATCGTTTCAAGAACCTGTTCAACGGGTAAGACCGACTTGCGGGTGGAGCCGATGGCTGTCCAATCTTTAAGCAGTTTGGCAAATCGTTGGGATTGGGTTTCTCGAATCGTGGTGACGGTGTCAAACAGTTTGCCGTAGGCTGTGGAGAGTTCTCGGTGGGTTTCGGCTAAAGGCAAGGTTAATCTGGCCCAATCGATGAAGCCACCTTCTCTAAGGTGATAGGCGATCGCATCTTCTAGAGATTTTGGCTCGCTTGGAGGTGATGCTTTGGCATTAACTATCCACTGAGCTAGACGCAGAGCCATATCGAGGCGCTGTAACCGACGACTATTGAGATCTTCAATGGCTCGTTGATGGCTCTTGATCGTGTGATACGTCTGGCTCAGCTTATCCAGAGTTGCTTGGGTGGGCCTTTCGATCAGCGCGAACAGATATTGACTCAGGTTTGTTAGGTGTTGATTAAGCCCTTGCTCAGAGACAGTACTCAGATAGGCAAAGTCCTCTGCTCCAATTTCTGTGAGAATAGCATCGCTACGTTGGATCGCGGCCTGTTGGGCATCGGTAGGCAATAATTTCAGGGCTTTCTGGGCAGCGGTGCTCCAAATTTGCATAGCACTAGGCTGAGGGGCAAGCCCCGCCAGGAACCGTTCTTCGAGTTTGCCAATGGCTTTATCTAGCTTATTTTGGGTGGCGGGGTGATACATCACCTCAGCGGCCAGTCCCAGAGGGAGGGCGTCTGGTCTTGGGTTGTGGGCCACGCAGTGAAGGATCGTCTCAGTGGTGGAGCCTGCCAAGCCGATCAGCCATTTACAGGCAGCGCTCTGAAATTCTTCAGAAGCCTGCTGATATCGTGCCACATGGTCTGGATTGGCTGACCATTGCAGAATAGCCACCAGGTCAGGCCGATTAGCTTGCAGGTGAAGGCTCTGTTGAAGCAGGAGGGGCCAAACGATTTCGGCATCGAGGAAGCCTCCCATAACAGGGGAATAGCGGTTGGCGGGCATCCACTCCATTAGAGCTTCAGGAATCCACTGATGCGGGATGAGGCGGGGGTCGATATTGGTGGCGCGGAAGAGGGATTTGACGATTTGCCAGGGGTCGATCGCAAACAGGCGCTGTTTGGCTAAGCGCATGAGGATATCTTCTGCTAGATCTTGCTCTGCCAGTGGAGTGACTAAAACTTGGACGGCGTGCTTACAAGTGCCGTCCGCTTCTCGTTCTCGGTGTCCTTTTTGGAGGGCGATGCGCATTGCCAGAGGGGAGTCGCATCGATCGATCGAATAGCATCGATCGCCGTCAAATTGCTGGCGATCGCCCGTCCAGCGGCCTTGGGCATGGATGCCGATGACCTGACTATTCGGTGACCGTTGCAAAATGGCGGTGACCTGGGCTTTGATTTGGCTGAAGGTAGGAGCAGATATCATGCGTTGCGATCGCCCTCCTCAATCATCCAACTGATACTCAATCGCACAGTTTGACCTGCTTTGAGTTTTGTGCCTAATTCGATCAAGAGTTCTTCCGCTGCTTTAAGCCCCAGATCCGTTTGACTCTCCTCACTGACTATCCGGGGAATGGGTTCTACCGGATGGGTCGCGCCTTGATTACCCTCTATGGGTTGAGGCTTGGATGGGGTTACTGGCAGCACTGGCGGTGGTGCTACGGGTTGGGGGGAGACTGGTTGAGGTGTTGGCGGCTGTGGTTTTGAGGGCTGCTGGGTCAGCAGCCTAACGGCCTGGTTTTGGGATTGCTTGAGTTGTAGCCCTAATCCCATTGCATGCTCGTCGCTGCTGAGAGCCTTAGCTAGATTATCTAGAATGGTTTGCGCTTGAGTCTGACGCTCGTCCGTGAGGGCGTCAATGCCTTGGAAAATATCCCAGCTTACGCTCTCTAAGGTGCCGGTGAGGGTGGCGGCTTTTTTCAGACATTCAGCCATAGCGGATGCCGAAGTGGCGATCGCCGCTTCGGCCAACGCCTCTATCACATCCTCAGGCTTTGCTGCATGAAGACGTTCCAGCATCGCTAGGGTGGTATTCGCGGTGGACATTCGGTCACAGGTCTTATCGAAATTTAGGGTATCCAGACTATCTTGCAAGGCTTGCACATAGCCCTGACAATTGTCCAAAGCAGCTGCGGACTTAGCTTGCACTTTAGTCTCTAGCTCAGAGACTGTACTGGCCTTGCGCAAGGTGGCGACAGAGATGCCAAAGATCTCCTTTGCCCGTTGGATAGCAACGGTCCAATCGGCCTCGTCCGGGAGCTTTTGCTCCCGCAGTTCGCAGTCGTTGAGAATCTCTTTGAGGGTGACATCTATAGGGGTATTGTGGCGGAAAAAGCTGCGTCCGGTTTGCTCTGCATAGGTGAGAATCACCAGGTTTTGCAACTCCTTGGCAAGGCCCATGGGTTTGGGTTGGTCCATCCACTGGCGAAGCTGGCTCACTTGTGGAATGCCCCCTAATTCAGCGATCTTTTTCGTAAAGTGATGCTTCCAATGCTGCCCCAGCACAAAATGGGTGGCGTCGGTGCCCATTTCACCGAGCATCAGAGGATTGGCGATCTGGCGTAGCAGGGGACGCACTGGCCGATCGACCTCCACACGACCATCGGCGGTTTGAGCAGCCTGAATCAAGTACGGGTAAATCTTTTGTAGGTTGCTGGTCTTAACATCTGCTTCAAAGTCCGGTGCTGCTGGGAACTCGTGGGTGAGGGCCTGCTTTAGCAGATGGTGCATGCCAGCGGCTAGGTTAGCTGCCATTGGGGGTTGCAGGTCGAACCCTACCTGTAAAGAGACAAACTGCTCATGCAATTCCAGACTGGCGGAAGTATCTAAAGACTCATGAACTTTGCTAATGCCATAGGCAGCATCCAGGTGGTTCTTGACCCGCTGTCGCAGTACACTGCGCTGGTTTGCAAGCAGGGATTTAGCGGTTTGTCGATCCTGGGGAGAGAGATGGTTGGCATATCCTGAGAACCGTTCCCCCGCGAGCACATATTCCAGAATCAACAGGGTACCGAGATCTTTCTGGGCATCTTCGCTAAAGAATGAGGGAATCCAGCAGAGGGTTTTGGCTCCTTCGGGATGGCTCTCTTTGAAGGATTCACACTTTTGGCGGTCATCCTTGGGGGAAAAGGTTGGTTCATCAAAGGGATAGTCGATGACGATCTTCCAGCATTCGTCCAGGTTTTCTAGAGAGGCTTCGGGCAGTTCCCGAATATTGCCAAAGATCGCCACACAGGAGCGCTTGGTATGTTTCCAGGTGAACTCGTGGTATTGCTCGAACTGAGATTCTCCCTGAATGTTGAGCTGGGCATAGACCAGGTCTCGAACCAGGCGCACGCGGTTGCCTCGATTATCTTCCCGTTCGGCTTGCTTGAGGATGGTGTCGGTATCTACCCCAGAAAGCTGCACCGAAATGCTGGGGTTAGACAGTTCTTCGCCAATGCGAATCTCGCCGATGCTGGCAGCCCAGCTTTGGCAACGTCGCAGCACTTCATGGCTTTCTCGTCCGGGAATGGGGGATTTAATCGTACCGTGGTTGAGGTTGGCCAGCCGTTCGGCGTTGAGCCCTCGTAGGGACTCTACTTCAGGGACTAGGGCTGACAGCAGGAGGGTTTTCACCAGGCGATCGTCATTGCGAAAGGCGAGCCATTTAGGAGCGTTGAGGGGCAGTTTTTCAAGGTTTTCCAGACGACCGTGGGTTTTCTCTAGCTCGGGCAGTAGCTTTTGCTGATAGAGCCGTTTGGCGTTGTTAAAGTGAATCGCCATTTCGGGACTAAAGGCTTCGTCACCGTGGGCCACCACGTCAAACAAGTCGCCTACCGGGACGATATCGCCAACGGCTAAGTTCTCGCGACGATCGACTAGGAGCTGCATCATCACCTTTAGGGCGGTGCGTTCTCGTTGCAGCACACTGGAGACGGCAATTAGGGTCTGCACCAGGGCGGGGCTGAAGGGATACACCTTGCGGAACATTTCCCGATCGCCTGTGCTGGTAAGCAGGGTATTCATCACCGATTCGCGCACCTTAGCAGTTTGTGCGAAGGCGGCATCGAGTTCTTCGCGGGCCGCTTTGCTTTTGCATTTGAGGACTCGTTTTTCGGCGATCGCAGGCAGGTTACGGTCTTCCAAGGTGATGCGATGGAAGCGGCCTTCCCAATGTTTGAGGGCATCGCTAAAGTTAAGCTTTTCGGCACCGGGGATAGAGTCGCCGATCAGTTCGCTGAGGTCGCGCTGACGGGCTACAAAGCTGATGATGGGGATGGGGCGATCGGCTAGCTGGGCTTCAACCAGTTTGGAGAGTTTTTGGCCTTCCTGGTGAATGAATGCCAGGTCGGTAGCGCGGCTGGCCAGCCAGAGGATGAGTTCATCCAGAAACAGGATTAAGGCATCGTAGCCAAGGGCTTTGGCATGTTTGCTAATGACCGATAATCCCCGATCGAGGGAGACAAAGGCTTCGCCCTGGGCACCGGCTTGTACGTCGTAGGAGCTAAAGAATTGCTTGACTAGGGCACTGATGAGTTGAGACCGTTCTTCATCGCCAGGACCCGCGATCGTGGCAGATTCAAAGCGATCGGCATTCCAGCCATCGGTTAACTCCCCCCAGCCGCTGTCGCTACTGGACCCTTCGTTAAGTTGGCTGAAGAAGGCTTCGTCGCCAATGCTTACCCGCAGGTTTTGGGCATCCCGAAAGAGCCCTTCGGCCAGATAGACGCCGGGGATAGGGGCATCGGGATGGTTGCGGCGAATGAAGTCTACATAGCCACCCAGGATGCACGACTCCATATCGCGGGCACCGATCGCGTGGTAGGACACCAGTAGGAATTTCTTGCCGGTAATCCAGTCGTTGTGTTTGGTAATAGCCGGGGCTAGTTCTCTGATGCTTTTGGCTTCGGGAATGCCTTTTAAGATTAGGTTGAGGACGGCCATGAAGTGGCTTTTACCGCTGCCGAAGCTGCCGTGGAGGTAGCTAGCTTTGCTGCTGTTGCTTTGGATGGCGCTTTGAATAAAGCTGAGGGCGTTATCGAAGCAGTCTTTGAGTTCGGGGGTGACGACGTAGTCCCGCAAGGTGGCTTCGGGGTGGATGACGCCTTCGGTGAGTTTGAGAACGAAGTCGCCTTTT is from Synechococcus sp. PCC 7336 and encodes:
- the pglZ gene encoding BREX-2 system phosphatase PglZ, with the protein product MISAPTFSQIKAQVTAILQRSPNSQVIGIHAQGRWTGDRQQFDGDRCYSIDRCDSPLAMRIALQKGHREREADGTCKHAVQVLVTPLAEQDLAEDILMRLAKQRLFAIDPWQIVKSLFRATNIDPRLIPHQWIPEALMEWMPANRYSPVMGGFLDAEIVWPLLLQQSLHLQANRPDLVAILQWSANPDHVARYQQASEEFQSAACKWLIGLAGSTTETILHCVAHNPRPDALPLGLAAEVMYHPATQNKLDKAIGKLEERFLAGLAPQPSAMQIWSTAAQKALKLLPTDAQQAAIQRSDAILTEIGAEDFAYLSTVSEQGLNQHLTNLSQYLFALIERPTQATLDKLSQTYHTIKSHQRAIEDLNSRRLQRLDMALRLAQWIVNAKASPPSEPKSLEDAIAYHLREGGFIDWARLTLPLAETHRELSTAYGKLFDTVTTIRETQSQRFAKLLKDWTAIGSTRKSVLPVEQVLETIVAPLAETNPVLFIVIDGMSLAVGYELLSDLTQRNWNLIHPEAQDTPIQAGLATIPSVTAVSRTSLFCGQLQQGQANQEKQGFTKHATLLKHCKRSAPPLLFHKAALRASDNPILSEELHSAVESDKHQIVGVVINAVDDLLSKGDQVDTAWTFARIKVLQPLLQAAQNAKRLVILTSDHGHVLDNGAQYQSAKGGERWRIDNGNPSDQELQLAGERVIASDTTSVIVPWTEKLRYCREKKNGYHGGITPQETIVPIAVLAPTGTCPQDWRETTILPPCWWDTTPIDTPEPTLFKDSQSTQKNADLGPLFNVNLV